The following proteins are encoded in a genomic region of Montipora foliosa isolate CH-2021 chromosome 8, ASM3666993v2, whole genome shotgun sequence:
- the LOC137968756 gene encoding uncharacterized protein has translation MVFAVRQIQEKYSEQNMSLYAVFIDLTKAFDTVNREALRVILGKLGCPAKFVKLIQQFHDDMTGEVIVDGVTSKDLEFGIYIRYRLDGSLFDLRRLSARTKTLERLQIEALFADDCALMVHKENHLQVITDKFSEAAKLFGLCKTEVLLQPAPASSPQQPSITIDDTQLKNVKSFRYLGSIISNDGSLDKEITTRIQKANQALGRLRTKVLQHKGLRLATKLKVYKAVDISSLLYGCETWTLYRRHVKQLEQFHTQSLRSIMRIRWQDPVTNQEVLDRANSTNIEAKIRQAQLRWTPPTEGIPCEICNRLCASAFGLRSYMHSHRLHYFTFYFFGSLVHVHCFGAQRKLFLFYRETTNNGSLGLVGGLPDPQAKAASRAKELFVVTT, from the exons ATGGTCTTTGCTGTTAGACAGATCCAAGAGAAATACAGTGAGCAGAACATGAGCCTCTACGCGGTCTTTATAGATCTCactaaagcttttgacactgtcaACCGCGAGGCACTAAGGGTCATTCTCGGAAAACTCGGCTGTCCGGCAAAATTCGTTAAGCTCATCCAACAATTCCATGATGACATGACAGGAGAAGTGATAGTAGACG GTGTTACTTCTAAAGACCTGGAATTTGGTATTTACATCAGATACCGCTTGGACGGTTCACTGTTTGATCTGAGACGCCTCTCAGCGAGAACGAAGACACTGGAGAGACTCCAAATTGAGGCGCTGTTTGCTGATGATTGTGCCTTGATGGTCCATAAGGAAAACCATCTGCAAGTAATCACTGACAAGTTCTCGGAAGCTGCAAAGTTGTTCGGCCTTTGTAAGACCGAGGTTCTCCTTCAGCCTGCGCCTGCAAGTTCTCCTCAGCAACCTTCTATCACTATCGACGACACACAACTCAAGAACGTCAAGTCGTTTAGATACCTGGGCAGCATCATCTCCAACGATGGCTCTTTGGATAAAGAAATCACAACCAGGATACAGAAAGCAAACCAGGCACTTGGCAGACTCCGCACCAAGGTCCTACAGCACAAAGGCCTTCGCCTTGCAACTAAGCTCAAAGTTTACAAGGCTGTGGATATTTCTTCACTGCTCTACGGCTGTGAAACATGGACTCTGTACCGCAGACATGTTAAACAGCTGGAACAGTTCCACACACAATCATTACGATCAATTATGCGGATACGGTGGCAGGATCCGGTCACAAATCAAGAAGTCCTTGACAGAGCCAATTCTACCAACATTGAAGCTAAAATCCGTCAGGCACAACTACGCTGGACCCCACCAACAGAAGGGATTCCATGCGAAATCTGCAATCGACTCTGTGCCTCCGCATTTGGACTACGCAGTTACATGCATTCACACCGCTTACATTATTTTACTTTCTATTTTTTTGGCAGtttagtacatgtacattgttttGGAGCGCAACGTAAACTCTTCCTCTTTTATCGAGAGACAACCAACAATGGGTCTTTGGGGCTAGTAGGTGGACTTCCTGACCCTCAAGCAAAAGCAGCAAGTCGTGCCAAGGAATTATTTGTGGTGACCACCTGA
- the LOC137967715 gene encoding uncharacterized protein translates to MPQQFALYPTTRVIIDCTEVFVEVPSSMLAQSQTWSNYKHHNTFKVLIGISPNGQVIFVSKLWGGRISDKCITEKSGLMQYLKPGDNIMADRGFEITNILPPGVGLNIPPFKGARAQLTAEEVTETVHIASVRIHVERAIGRVKNYHILDGTLPLTLAHTADQIFSVCAYLTNFLPPLLPPIKSK, encoded by the coding sequence ATGCCACAACAATTTGCCCTGTACCCTACTACTCGAGTGATTATTGACTGCACAGAGGTTTTTGTGGAGGTACCATCCTCAATGTTGGCCCAGTCACAGACCTGGTCCAACTACAAACACCATAATACATTCAAAGTATTAATTGGAATTTCCCCAAATGGCCaagtaatttttgtttcaaagttgTGGGGTGGTAGGATTTCAGATAAGTGCATAACAGAAAAGTCTGGCTTAATGCAATACCTTAAACCTGGAGATAACATCATGGCTGATCGCGGTTTTGAAATCACCAATATTTTACCCCCAGGTGTTGGCCTTAATATACCTCCATTTAAAGGTGCCAGGGCCCAGTTAACAGCTGAAGAAGTGACTGAAACAGTTCATATTGCTTCTGTGCGAATTCACGTAGAGCGGGCAATAGGTAGAGTCAAGAACTATCACATCCTTGATGGCACTCTACCTTTGACCCTGGCCCATACTGCAGATCAAATATTTTCAGTCTGTGCCTACCTAACCAATTTTTTGCCTCCTCTTCTCCCCCCtataaaaagcaaataa
- the LOC137968755 gene encoding uncharacterized protein, translating to MIRFFGNSRKAEINRIKGPLTTEEMNQKRLLWLRRVQGSFKNGESFEEHRLQLNLQENDNGLLECRGRIQGDYPIYVPDSHQFADKLIAEAHQNTLHGGFGLTMAKVQEQHWVPRLRHLTKKVVKNCHGCKCFNAQAFAVPPPGQLPKDRTEGQGAFEVIAVDFPGPLKYRKRKNLEGKAYIMLYVCSLMRGIYLDLLPSLDTSEFIRSLKRFIARRGRPMKIYSDNGHVFVGAAKWLKTVRADECLNEFLCRQKIKWQFNLSRVPWWGGQFERMVGLVKRS from the coding sequence ATGATTCGGTTCTTTGGCAACTCAAGGAAAGCTGAAATCAACAGAATCAAGGGCCCCCTCACCACTGAAGAGATGAACCAGAAGAGACTCCTCTGGCTGAGGCGAGTGCAAGGAAGTTTCAAAAATGGTGAAAGTTTCGAAGAACATCGCCTGCAACTGAACCTTCAAGAAAACGATAATGGCCTGCTGGAGTGCCGAGGACGGATACAAGGAGATTATCCCATATACGTACCGGATTCCCACCAGTTTGCAGATAAGCTAATCGCTGAAGCCCACCAAAACACACTCCACGGGGGATTTGGTCTCACTATGGCAAAGGTGCAGGAACAGCATTGGGTTCCCAGATTGAGACACCTTACCAAGAAAGTGGTTAAGAACTGTCATGGATGCAAGTGTTTCAATGCCCAAGCCTTTGCTGTTCCACCGCCTGGGCAGCTACCGAAAGATCGTACGGAAGGCCAAGGTGCGTTTGAAGTCATTGCAGTTGACTTTCCAGGACCACTAAAGTACCGAAAGAGGAAAAATCTTGAAGGAAAGGCATATATCATGCTTTATGTCTGCAGCTTGATGAGAGGGATTTACTTAGATCTGTTGCCCAGTTTGGATACCAGTGAGTTTATACGAAGCCTGAAAAGATTCATTGCTCGTCGCGGCCGACCAATGAAGATTTACTCAGACAACGGGCATGTGTTTGTAGGAGCAGCGAAATGGCTCAAAACCGTGAGGGCAGACGAATGTCTGAATGAGTTCCTTTGCCGTCAGAAAATCAAGTGGCAGTTTAACCTTAGTAGAGTGCCCTGGTGGGGTGGCCAATTCGAGCGAATGGTTGGGCTAGTCAAGAGAAGCTAA
- the LOC137968754 gene encoding meiosis-specific nuclear structural protein 1-like, with product MEKRRRKKVREEDRASGIAPEEDKELDQLLDEIMELFNESDKAIDETKQKQEEEVKKAEEMRKRSLETFKESAKRNGDEQQGAKQRKTRASGANTMAYLKERAETEATLKREKLEIKRKELVLQAKEQEGRQQQFDMMNKQTRDIQQLQQQQMQQFMPMNANMMQQHQQQTLALMELMRKFADK from the coding sequence ATGGaaaagagaaggagaaaaaaagtcagGGAAGAAGACAGAGCTTCAGGTATTGCTCCCGAAGAGGACAAGGAATTGGATCAGTTACTTGATGAAATCATGGAACTCTTTAATGAATCAGACAAAGCAATAgatgaaacaaaacagaagcagGAAGAAGAAGTAaagaaagcagaagaaatgcgGAAGAGATCGCTGGAAACTTTTAAAGAAAGTGCAAAGAGGAATGGTGATGAACAACAAGgagcaaaacagagaaaaactagAGCTAGTGGAGCAAACACTATGGCTTATCTCAAGGAAAGGGCAGAAACTGAGGCAACTTTAAAGCGTGAGAAATTGGAGATAAAAAGGAAAGAGTTAGTGCTGCAAGCAAAAGAGCAAGAGGGAAGACAACAGCAATTTGACATGATGAACAAGCAAACTAGAGATATCCAACAGCTTCAGCAGCAGCAGATGCAGCAGTTTATGCCAATGAATGCAAACATGATGCAGCAGCACCAACAGCAAACTCTTGCACTTATGGAGCTGATGAGAAAGTTTGCTGACAAGTGA